The following are encoded in a window of Bacteroidota bacterium genomic DNA:
- the ugpC gene encoding sn-glycerol-3-phosphate ABC transporter ATP-binding protein UgpC (part of the UgpABCE glycerol-3-phosphate uptake system), whose translation MASVRLDNVRKVYDPDVVAVQGASFEIEDGEFVVLVGPSGCG comes from the coding sequence ATGGCAAGTGTCAGGCTTGATAACGTGCGTAAGGTTTATGACCCTGATGTTGTTGCAGTACAGGGTGCTTCTTTTGAAATTGAAGATGGTGAATTTGTAGTTTTGGTTGGGCCTTCCGGGTGTGGGA